The genomic window CACCCGAAGGGTAGATGATTCTGCGCGATGTTAGGTCAGCTGCAAGATCCAACGTTTTCCCACTCCAGTCACTGATCTGTCAGTTTCAGAAAGTTACAAAACCACCACGGTTATAATGTTAACATTGgtgaattgaaaaaaaaattaacatttCACAGTCATGTCTTAGCGAGCAAGGTATGTACCTGACCACCGGCTTCCTGCACACAAATTACCCCAACAGCATGATCCCAAGACTATGTAAACAGTATGAGAACAAAGGGTCAGTGCACCAGTTAACCAAGTCAACAAGTTGTTTAACTTGTCATGCAGGATGAGGGAAATTGCAAACAACAGAGCACCTTGACTTGAGTTGTTGCCCGTGCTCGAAGGACAAAAACTGAGGCTCTCCCAGAAGCTACCGTTAGATACTTGCATAAGCTATAAAACAGTAACAAGAAgagtacatcatgataactcaTGCACAGACCAATCGATAACCATTAATCGATCTAGAATAGTCATTATCAACCTCAGCCAGATACTTTCGTAGGAAATTCAAAAGCATTATGATTGCAGGACAGCACAAGAATAGAGAAAGATATTTATCATTTTATATTATCCTGAAAACTCTACAGACTACAGTAAGCAAAAGAGCATAGTATACATAACTAACTTGAGGACAGGAAGAAAATATCAGTAATAGATGAAATgtcttttttctcattgttAACACCATATGTTGGGGAAAAAAATCGGTCAGTGCTAGAAATGCCTTTGCTCACTAGCAAGCATCATATGTACTAGCTAGAGGCATGATAACGAACATCATATGCAAGTAGCATATCGGCAATGGAAAGTACAACAAACCTGCCGCAGAAAACAGATATGAGAAGAATTTTATTGTCATCTCTAGAATCAGATTCATCCATCGTTGAGCTGAAAAGAACAGATAATGGTATCATATCCCAGGTTTGGCTATCTGGAATGCAATAGCGTGCCATGTgtacaactgaacaagtgtcaACAAAGCATCTCTTCCAAATATCCTGTGCTGTAGTGAACTGGCCAATCTCAGCAGACAGAGGCCTAGACCAAGTACCACAGCCTACATGAGATACCATAAGAATCCCACGGCCATTACACGCAGCAGCACTGTCATCTTTCTCATTGGCTATGGTATCATTGGTCCAATTTGGACATCCCATCACTCCAACTGCTACCGTTCCATTCACCACAAGAGCCAGACCCACCTTAAGAAATGGCAAAAATGTATgttagaagaagaaaaagaacaagtAAATAAAAGCAAAATCTTCCTCAAGTCACATAACTCAGCTTGCCTCAAACCTTGTGATAAGTAAATAGAGGAAAGCAAGGTCTCATAATGTTGATTGTGGCTTTAAATGCATGCATCTGGATCACTTATACTAAATGTGGTGGCTGACAGAGGTCCTGAGGCAAGCTACAGTATGACATCAATACAGAAAATCCTCTAGTGGACATGCCGGGGCGGGTATAAATGTGGGCACCAAGAAATATTGAGGAGACCATGCTTGTGGAATGAGAGGACATTTTTTGTATGAAAATATGTTATCTGTTACTATTGTGTATATGCTTGTGCAATTATAATATATCCTGCAAAATGGCTGAATAGAGCATATCAGTGTCTGATCAACAATATGCAAAGATGAGTGTTAGAAAGAAATTAGGGACCCATACCACATATAGAGCACCATCCCCTCTCAAGAAGCCTTTGGTGCCATCAATTGGATCAAGTACCTTCAAACCACAGCATAAACTTTATGATAAATGAAACTTGGCAGCTCACCCAGTAAATGAATTGACTTCGTGGATCTAGATTTATTATAAATGAAACATGGCAGGTTACTGCTTACCCAATAAGTAGCAAGGTTTGAATCAAAGGAGACAGCATCCTTGCCTCCTCTATCAATTGCTCTCAACACATCATCATGTGTTAAAGGTGAACCATTGTTGCTCATTTTGTCTGCAACTGCAGTAAAAATTGACTCAACAAGTGCACCACTACTGTTATCATCAGCTTTAGATGACCTTAGTGATGCCGAGTCCTCTTCTGCGACTAGAGGTATTGACGGGAACAATCTCTGGAGTTCTTCCAACAGCAACAAGGTGAAAGATGGCATTAGACAAAGGCACAAATCGGAACCTTGAAATTTTTTCTATGGATTACCCAAACTAACAAGGGCCTGCACTCCGAAATCCGCAATTGTGACAGGAGTTTGGTCATTCTTTTCAAGAATATTGCTGCCACCTGAAAACAGCGATCTCTTCACCTGTCAAGACATACAACAGAACCGGCAAAATGGAGTTCAGACATTTTTCTTGAGAAATGTCAGTCAAACATTTAGATTTGTTCCATCATAGCTAGATGATAACaaacaaaaatacatatttataCAGACTATTAGCTGCTCAACATACAAAACAAACCTTGTTGACCTTCCACCTCTACTTTGCTCGTCCAGTAATATCTCAGAATCCAGACTAGATCAACCTTAGTTCCTTTTTTGGGTCAATTTGAACATAAATGAAAATATGAAACATGAATAATTTCATGATAAGTGCATGTGTGAGTTATTACCcctatttttatgttttttctaaAGTAATCCCTATAGACTAAACTTGTCCCTACCATGGTTTAGGTTTCCTGTCGCAGGCGGCATGTTATATTTTGCTAAGGATTTTGAACCATTTTTCCTAGAGAAAAATGGAATGACGTGCTCTAGGTGTATAAGGTTAGTTGTTTTTTTAACTTAGTAAgaatatgcattgctaagcaggTAGTCGTCTTTTTACTCTTTGTTTAACACTGATTAAATTAACAGTTTATACGATTATAAGGTACTAGGTGATGCACTTATTCGCATGTCAAACACAAACCACAATTATATTTTACACAAGAGTAAAATTATCGAATGGCTTTACCAAAGCTAGCAGGTGCGTAGAAAATCAAGGCTTCCAGGATCACGACCCTAGGTAGGATTATTTTCGTTTGAGTAAACTGGATCATGTGTGATTTGGTCTTAATTACAGATTCTGGGAGTTGAGAACCGAGAAATATCATGTTTTCCTAAagagataaacttttgcatCGAAAAAGTTTCCATGGCGTTTCATAGCCCTCCATGAGATTGACAGCCTGGTGCCCCAAAAAGTTCTGAAGTCCTTTTTTCCCCTAAGAAAAATCAACACAATGTTTACCTCAAAAGATCAAGCTTTATACAAACtacttgatcatttttattatttatgtCCCAGTTGCAATGTTGCATGGCCAAGAAGCTGTGAACCTGTGAGACCCTGGTTCGCGATTCGGAACATCTAAATTTTCCCCACTGATGACAAGTAATTTTATGCATGATTGCGTACATCAAGTGATATCGCCAAACCGAAATTAATCCCTCGCATATGTCTTAAAAGCCTCCGATTTCATCAAACGAGCAAATCAGGAGGAGAGGGGATGAGGTCAACTCACGTCTATGCAGATGCGGCAGGCGCGCTCGACGACGGCAGCGGCCGCGGCGAGCTCGCGGTGGTGGGCGGCGTGCTCCGGCGGAAAGGGGAGTCCGTAGGCCTCCGCAGCCGACGAGGCCGAGGCCCACGCCGACGCCCTGTACAAGAACGAGCACTAGTAATCACTGAGCAGACGAGTCGGTGGCGGCGGTAAGAACTCGCGCACATGCGCGCAGGGGTAGGGTTAGGGTCCGGAGTGTCGCAGTTTCACCTTCTTACGGAGAGGCGGATGTGATAGGGAGCCGGCGCGGGGAGCAGCCGGCGGtggccggcgaggaggcggtGCGGTGGGAGCGAGAGGTGGAGGAGCGGCATGTTGTGTGTGGCGGGAGCAAGACGGACGGGGCAGGCTATACTGCCGTGGAAATATGCAGGTATTCCGGCGTATATTCGCGACGTTGCCCTCTCACTCAACATGTGTTGTATACCAAGCGCCTCATAAATTCTGGCCCATTGCGGTATCATTGGGCCTAAACTTATTGGACTTGCACATAAAAACATATGCCTTTTTCTTGGAAATTACAGCGATTTGGATCGCAAAATCGGACAACTTCGATTTCGTGCGGGAAGAAAGTAGCAGCTGCGATGCACCTactctcccctctcctcttccaCCTCCATCTTCCCTTCCAGAGCACAAACATACCACAGCAATAGCCGGTAAAGTCATTCTGGTTTAGGGATCTGGGTTCACTAGTGCCCGATCGAGCTTAGAGGGAGATCGGAAGAGGGGGTGATCTACTGGTAGGTAGCCGTGGGGTGAAGTGACGATGAAGCTGTCGGGCGCAAGTAAGAGGAAGGTGGTGCGGTGGGACTGGCAGCAAGAGCGACAAGAAAGGTAGGATTACAAGGTAGCGGGAGACAGTGGTGGATTTGCCAATGGGTGCCGCTGGAGACGAGAAAGAAGGCGGCACGGGTAGGGGAGAACAACGGCGTGTGGTGCTTAGCTGCTCATCGAGATTGAGTACTCTATCGCGAACTGAGATGTTGAAAAATATCAATCGACCAACGAGGAGACAACTCAAAAGTATTTAAGTATAGGGAGAGTGACAAAATCTATTCTCGTAAACCTTTAAAGTGgcaattctctttttttttcctctttgaaACACACCTCTATGTGGTGTACAAAGCTGAAATGCAAGAGGAAATGCATAAATGTATAAATATTTCACCAATACATGCACATATTAGTCAAATACTCCGTTTTGTGTTCCTCTCCATTTAGAATAATATACACAAATTGGACTCGTAGAACTTTGGATAAGTGGACACGGTTCCTCTGAAGTAATACACTGCCGTTGACATGCGGCTCTCTGCAGTAATACACTGTAGCTGACACGGGGAACGTTACTGCAGAGGATCCCGCTCCGCGGTAAGCAGGTGTCTTCCACAAATTACGCCGGTGGTGCACAAAATAAAAACTTCCTCACGTTGTCTTAAGTAAGTGTAGCAGAAATTAGGCCGCATAGTCACATGTAGGGATTACTAGCATGCCAATAATTCGTACGAAATAGTACTAGTGTTAGTAGTTAGCTACAAGCCACAATCGTAGGTTCTCTAAAGTGGTCGTCCTTGGCACTCATGTCCCGTATGgttgcttctcttttttttcaagtCCTCTATATGAATGCAGTTGTAGTATATGAACGTACATATTATTGTTTCAAAGTATATTTTAGTAgcattttaattaaaataatttcaaatttaaacATACTAGAAAAAACATAATTATTAAcaataaatatcataattactaacatgagcatttcaaaagaaaatataacaaaGCATATGCTATTCATGTTCAAAAGGATATCATATATGTCAATTGATATAAAGAGGTTGATTAACATATGAACAAACGTAGTAAGTGTTAAAGGAATAAACTCGCTCTCAGTGCGGGTTACTGAATTAATGATCATCCAACACATACTGTTTACTGATTAGTGTGACAAATTTCACCACAAGAGCTAAGACAAGCTACCCAAGCTACTGATTAAGCCTATCATGCATATATCTCACCACTGAAACCAACATAACAAGGCTCAAAAATAGAACAGAAAagataaaagaaacaaaaactcATAAAGATACACAGGAACAGAAACCAGCGACTACAGTCTAACTCAAATGCACAAATGTCACACTAATCACACTTAGCCTGCTGTCATCACATAGCATCATACCCACCTCAAAAAGCATGCAAGTTTATCAATTCCGACATAGATAATCAAGTACAATCATGCATGCTAGACAGTAAACAATAGAGGGAGGGTTGGAACGAGCTTACAATCAAGTGATGAAGCCTAAGGCAACGTGCGCAACTACACTGTCTCGGAAAACAAAGACATCCCATTTATGCCAAGGTCGACAGAGTGTATGTTCTCAGAGATACAATGTCATTGTACCAGTTGCAAGACACACTACAACTAGTACCAAAGGAGTAGAAATCATAGCAACAGAGAGAGGTCCAACACCGAGCAAGGGAGGAGATGTCAAACACTGGCCTGAGACAATCGACGTCGGAGCGAGACCACCACGAGCAAAGTAGGTACACAAGGCGAGCTTCATAACAAAGTCGCGCACACAACTCAGCCACCGCACACACAACAAGCGCACAACGAGGTCTCCACCTGCAGAAATGCGCAAGAAGGCGTGATCCAAACCACAATAGCACCGTCACCCCCACAGACAAAACACACGCACATGTGTGACCCGGAGAATGAGCGTCGCCGCGCACAGAGTGCCCAAATGCTCCGCACCCGAGCCCGCATGAACCAGCAAGTGCAAGACGACGGGGCACACAACCAGGGGAGGTGTACCAGCACATCGCGAGCACCCTCACCAGAGCCGACGGGGCGCAGATGCGGGAGAGGTGAAGAGAAGCGCCGGAGAGGAGGGTGGAGAGGTGAGAGCACGAGGAGAAGGTGGATAGCTCAAAGAGGATGGATCCAGAAGAGAGAAACCCCCACGGTGTAGCGAACATGCgcttagggagattgtagcagaACATCTTTAAGGcatatatatgattttggtgattaatgacaatatagtcaatttgactaatatgtttgccaagtatatgttttagtagatctcatagatgcaatacataaagaagccccCACAGttggaacaaagtttgattgaattggagaagtcccaggagaaaagccctcaccggatagtccgatgtagAAGAAAGTGTAcgtgtcggtggatgaacaccgcgagcagggatcctgagggatccccttcgagattcggccgggaggctggtcctggaactacctcatacgtggggttaatgcgtgtgggacttaggcaggatggatcatcgtcagctagtagaaataaatgcaccaaggatttagacaggttcagaccgcacagaggcgtaataccctactcctgtgtgttctatatgttatcaatgctcttcaGATGTCTCTGGCTCGATCTCTTTCGATCTGTCTTTCAAGgtgctccctcccccccccccctttatctaccggggggaggcccttcagggagtgcccagaacgagggcacaagttcccgtaaacaataaatggaaagtgaccatcattggtctacagttgatgttacagaggtttgaaaaaatatcccttggacggttccattggtcttcgcgttccagctttagcaggcgcagggacGCCCACCGAacagcctctgagtactctctcatgcccatTTGGGCAGAGTAGGTCTGCCGCGATCTGATGTGACAGGGTGATAAGCCTTGTGTCCATCAAGGATATCTTCAAACCGTCTTTCTTCAagggccccgcgaggggacacgcgatgggacccgccgcattaattgtgcccacgctttcctgccaggcggtggcagggactagcgtattcagtacggcaggcgtgggggagagtggttggatgtgaccatccacactccccattaaatgcggcatcgggcttcccaccgaccgacacctcattGTGGAGACCCTgcagggtccaccggcatggggcttgccgggtgctcggggctctctgggtgctcgaggaccaactgttcttggccccgagcgcctacTCCTGGatcttgcttccctcgggtcctcagggctCTCTAGGTTCTCGGGGACacctgttcttgaccccgagcatCCACTCttggaccttgcttccctcgggtcctcagggctctctgggtgctcggggaccaactgttcttggccccgagcgctcactcctggaccttgcttccctcgggtcctcggggctctctaggtgctcggggacaCCTGTTTTtgaccccgagcgcccactcccggaccttatttccctcgggtcctcgggactCTCTGGATGCTCGGGGACacctgttcttgaccccgagcgcccactcccggaccttgcttccctcgggtcctcggggctctctgggtgctcggggaccaactgttttTGGCCCCtagcgcccactcccggaccttgcttccctcgggtcctcggggctctctgggtgctcggggacacctgttcttgaccccgagcgcccactcccggaccatgcttccctcgggccctcggggaggtggtccccgagggaaggcgccatgtggcaccgcgctgtcctggcctcgggactcgggaacctccggatcccatatcaccgatagcagcccccaggcccatcggcaggcgatggaCTAGAGACTGAgggtggggccctatttcttcgaggccgatcacagcattggtgccacgtggctttctgTCGTCCGGTGCCGAAATCTTTGCGGTCCTTGCAATTTTTAGGCCCACGCTTTCGGTATAACCCAAGGAAGAGCCGAAAGGGCGCGTGCCCTTTCAATTTTCGAGGAAGGCAATGATGAGGCGGGAGACGCCCAGGCTTCCGCGCGGACCGAGGAAAACATGCCTCGCTTACTGCGCCGAGGAATAAGGCGTTTGAACTCCCAGCGATAAAAAAGGGGAGAGGCACGGACCGTTGCCTTCCTTAATCGCCATTCTTGCCTTtaccattcttgagcactgggaGCCTTCTCTTCAGCCTTCAGTGCACCTTGACTCCAGCCACCTCCAGCGCACTTCCCACCCCTGAAAATGCCAAGGGTAGGAGGCGGCCGTCGGGAAGCGTCGAACGTTGGCGTCATTCTACCGAAATCCCGCCTCCTGAACGAGGAGGGCGCGGAGAAGGTGCGGAAGCTTatggtccccgctggccagcggggagcatcggtggtgacgccggccacCCATCCGCCCGCCCTGCGTGAGCCCGGGCAGATCGTCATCTTTGCCTCCTTCGTGGCCCCCGGTCTAATGCCGCCGTTTTCGGCATTCTTCATGCAGGTGCTGGACACTTACGGCGTCCAGTTGGCCCACCTGAGCCCGAATTCGGTGGTGATCCTGgtggtcttcgcccacctctgcgagatgttcgtaggGGTGCCGTCGTCTGTGTCGCTGTTCCAGCACCTCTTCATCCTccgagcggccgggaagaagaaagggtcgGACGATGTGGAGGTcgtgggctgctgcaactttcaCCTGCGGGAGGGTGTCGGCGACGCCTACATCCAGCAGGTGCTGCGCgacaagtgggacgactggcgtcgggactgggtctacgtcgacgtcagcccccacgaccgccttcTGCTACCCCGATTGCCGACGGAGCCCAACAAATGGGTCTGGGAGTCCGCTCCCGTGGAGGATGCCCGCCCGCGCccagtgctgaaccgcatcgaagaTCTGCGCCGGGCGGGGCTTACCTCGCTAATGGTGGTCGTCGACTTCCTGCAGCGCCGGCTGGCCCCCCTGAGGGAACGCGTCCGTcccgcctggatgtacaccgagCCTCGTGATGTGACGAGGACGTGCATAGGCAACGGCGGGAACCTCGATGAGGGGGCCCTGGCGGCGCTGCTCAAGGTGGTAACCGGCGTTGCAGACCTcgcccgggcggtcctgccacGCGAAGACCTGGCGCTTTGTTCCGACCCGGGCCGGGCGGCTCTGCAGGAGTTGATGTCTGTCtttgatgcccaggggcccACGGACCGCACGGGGCGCTGAGACCCTGGGACACTGCACATTCCCGGGGCAGACGACAACGGAGGGCGGGGCGCTACCGCAGATGATGGCAGATTGCCGAGCCAGGGAGACAAAGGGAAGTGTCCCCGGTCGCCCATCGCCCTACCGTCCTCGTCCTCTCCGTCGCCATCACCTCCGCCATCCCCACGCCGAGACCCTCGGCCGACGGCTGGCGGCGCGACGGCCAGCGGCCGAACTAGCCAGCCCTCGGGAGCAGGTCCCGGGGTGGATGCTGGGACCAGTTCACAACGGCCCGGGGGCTAGAGCCCACCCCCGAAGAGGAGAAGGTCGGAACCCAGGCCGAAGGCCCCTGAATTCCAAATCCCGCAGTCCCGATGGCGGTACCGTGGGCCAAAAACCACGTAAgcccctttttttctttgagctctTTTTGCCCATGTTTTGGCTGGGGGTTGATCTCTTTCCGTTCCAAGCCGCCCAAGGGCTCTTCAGGAAGCCGAGCGTCTCCCGAGCAACTGAGGCCTCCCCCTGGCCCTGAGTTGGGAGCCCAGGCTGGccctgccccgagcactccgacTGGGGAGGAGCCACCGGCTTCAGGGGAGGCCGTCGCGACAAGGGTGCTGGCGTGGCCGCCGtcggggtccccgagcgcctctgctgaAAAGGCGCGGAGGGGATCTAGCTCTCGGCCATCCcctggccaggccccggaacccctccccgaggtgctggggAGCGCTAGGGAGGTCATCGGGTGGCTCAAGgtggtgaaagtgcatctaggccccctaagtgggttttggcttattgatgacaaaacgattaaagaactaacatgctttgtgagtattgaacaggtatgagcattagttgtgaaggtaaatgacgtttgacgcccgtcgaaacaattgaagaatcaacgaaggatataagatagggcttaaattctttttacttttgcaattgagtctaggatagattttttcttagatggatgaatttatttgcttgattagtgtctcaatgctcaagagatcctttagaatcacccaattgagagacacattcactcacggacacgaaactctttctgaaaatcttctgagtccggagtctccggtgttcaccggatactccggtactcagcgctcagccggagtctccgtgctagcctccggcagagagtctcggctacgggttaatcttttcaagaaaaagaccggagtctccggtgttcaccggatactccggtaaaatgttttgtgtgcagtcggagtctccgaggtaagCTCCgacagaggctctcggttagcttttaatctttttgataaattatagtaaagaccggagactccggtgttcaccggatactccggtacctggagatgccggaggatccggctagtctccggacttagtctgttttggaaaatctgtcagaaccggagactccggtgttcaccggagactccggtaattaaacagaactgtaacggctagttctgacacgtccgtgaccgttctgacgccgtttttggaattaggaccggagactccggtgttcaccggatactccggtaagctctgacaaaaacagtaacggctagtctgtgagagagggctataaatgcctcctctctccatatcatttagagcttgctgtggctggtttccttgagacctcttgagcactttaagagcattcaaagcctctccaatcatctctagagccaaatttgcacaaatttgagagtgtgggtttggagagggttcaagccacttgagcattgagttcttcatcgagcatttactgcgatcatctcctttgaagctttgggtttctagaaggaaaggagttgcccgaagagcacccaaaacttgtggtgtgcctcgggaagtttgtaagcaccttcatattgagtaagaatttctagcttgatatttgtggtcgctagaagaggatagggttggagaagacccggctctttgtgagctcctcaacggagacgtaggcacttctttgtgaggtggccgaactccgggatatattctcgtgttctttcttgtgaaactcacttgatc from Phragmites australis chromosome 14, lpPhrAust1.1, whole genome shotgun sequence includes these protein-coding regions:
- the LOC133891024 gene encoding putative PAP-specific phosphatase, mitochondrial encodes the protein MLSERATSRIYAGIPAYFHGSIACPVRLAPATHNMPLLHLSLPPHRLLAGHRRLLPAPAPYHIRLSVRRASAWASASSAAEAYGLPFPPEHAAHHRELAAAAAVVERACRICIDVKRSLFSGGSNILEKNDQTPVTIADFGVQALVSLELQRLFPSIPLVAEEDSASLRSSKADDNSSGALVESIFTAVADKMSNNGSPLTHDDVLRAIDRGGKDAVSFDSNLATYWVLDPIDGTKGFLRGDGALYVVGLALVVNGTVAVGVMGCPNWTNDTIANEKDDSAAACNGRGILMVSHVGCGTWSRPLSAEIGQFTTAQDIWKRCFVDTCSVVHMARYCIPDSQTWDMIPLSVLFSSTMDESDSRDDNKILLISVFCGSLCKYLTVASGRASVFVLRARATTQVKSWDHAVGVICVQEAGGQISDWSGKTLDLAADLTSRRIIYPSGGVLVTNGALHDKLVEMISANYK